Proteins encoded together in one Pseudomonas sp. TCU-HL1 window:
- a CDS encoding DSD1 family PLP-dependent enzyme — translation MRPADHGAPYSEYFAKLNRELKARGPMRPVLLIDLDRLDHNIDVVMQSVRRAGKHLRLVEKSLPSPQLLDYIARRAGTRRLMSFHQPFLSHDAERFPDADLLLGKPLPVRSAQLFYENHRGTFNPTTQLQWLLDTPERLQQYLQLAQGLNTRLRINIELDVGLHRGGVQDQATLGRMLTLIGANPRHLEFAGFMGYDPFVGMGVPGILGSPEELFAKVMTRYNGFVDYARRQHATLWRPGLTLNTAGSPSYRMHENEQLSSEVSVGTAMLKPTHYDLPSLSEHQPAAYIASPVLKSTGAVKIPALDGKSALLSWWDVNQRETFFIYGGNWMAEFESPKGLQSNGLYGRSSNQEMVNGSSTAGLKVDDQVFLRPTQTESVLLQFGDLLAVRDGRIVENWSVYS, via the coding sequence CTGCGGCCAGCCGACCACGGCGCCCCGTACAGCGAGTACTTCGCCAAGCTGAACCGTGAGCTCAAGGCCCGCGGTCCGATGAGGCCGGTATTACTGATCGACCTGGATCGGCTGGATCACAACATTGACGTGGTGATGCAGTCGGTACGCCGTGCCGGCAAGCACTTGCGCCTGGTGGAGAAGTCGCTGCCCTCGCCGCAACTGCTCGACTATATCGCCCGACGCGCCGGCACCCGTCGGTTGATGTCATTCCACCAGCCGTTCCTCAGTCACGATGCCGAGCGTTTTCCCGATGCCGACCTCTTGCTCGGCAAACCGTTGCCGGTGCGCTCGGCACAGCTGTTCTACGAGAACCACCGTGGCACCTTCAACCCGACAACCCAGTTGCAGTGGCTGCTTGATACACCCGAACGCCTGCAGCAATACCTGCAGCTTGCCCAAGGCCTGAACACCCGGCTTCGGATCAACATCGAGCTGGATGTCGGACTGCACCGTGGCGGGGTGCAGGACCAGGCGACCCTGGGGCGGATGCTCACCCTGATCGGCGCCAACCCGCGGCACCTGGAGTTCGCTGGTTTCATGGGCTACGACCCCTTCGTCGGCATGGGCGTGCCCGGCATCCTGGGCTCACCGGAGGAACTCTTCGCCAAGGTCATGACCCGCTACAACGGCTTCGTCGACTACGCCCGCCGGCAGCATGCCACGCTCTGGCGTCCGGGCCTAACGCTTAACACTGCGGGAAGTCCGAGCTACCGCATGCACGAGAACGAACAGCTGAGCAGCGAAGTCTCAGTGGGCACAGCGATGCTCAAGCCGACCCACTATGACCTGCCGTCCCTCAGCGAACACCAGCCAGCGGCCTACATTGCCAGCCCGGTGCTGAAGAGTACCGGGGCAGTGAAGATTCCGGCGCTGGACGGCAAGTCGGCACTGCTCTCCTGGTGGGACGTCAACCAGCGCGAAACCTTCTTCATCTATGGCGGAAACTGGATGGCTGAATTCGAGTCGCCCAAAGGCCTGCAGAGCAACGGCCTCTACGGCCGCAGCTCCAACCAGGAGATGGTAAACGGATCCAGCACCGCTGGCCTGAAAGTGGACGATCAGGTGTTCCTGCGCCCGACCCAGACCGAGTCGGTGCTGCTTCAGTTCGGCGACCTCCTGGCGGTACGTGACGGCCGGATCGTCGAGAACTGGTCGGTGTACAGTTGA
- a CDS encoding c-type cytochrome: MESTVRRLCSAAALLALAGLFGGCGVDSKPAVPRTAATLTPANKALAQVYDSSCKLCHADPASGAPLTGDAPAWSPRIAQGVDTLLDHSINGYNGMPPMGMCMQCSEEEFLALISFMSGQQLQ; encoded by the coding sequence ATGGAATCGACAGTCAGGCGACTGTGCAGTGCAGCTGCTTTGCTGGCCCTGGCCGGATTATTCGGTGGCTGCGGCGTGGACTCCAAACCAGCTGTACCGCGTACCGCTGCCACGCTGACTCCCGCCAACAAAGCACTTGCACAGGTCTACGACAGCAGCTGCAAGCTATGCCACGCCGACCCGGCCTCCGGGGCACCGCTGACCGGCGATGCGCCAGCCTGGAGCCCGCGGATCGCCCAAGGGGTGGACACCCTGCTGGATCACAGCATCAACGGCTACAACGGAATGCCACCAATGGGCATGTGCATGCAGTGTTCGGAGGAAGAATTCCTGGCACTGATTTCCTTCATGTCCGGTCAGCAACTCCAATAA
- a CDS encoding SphA family protein: protein MNPIRRPRLPSPAVCLAIASSIAVPVHATEAGVDNIGPGTDGFFVLPLDVNNLPDHMFAFNLYYNHYEARKLDISSLGGKVQGVNITSDAIIPRLDYLSPLRMFGGRVGGYIAQPYMRQQVAVFGLQDRRESQGDTTIAPIILWDMGNDLTLGAALEITLPTGDYDASRLANTSNNFYTYKPLISATWLPTERTELSIKATYSFNEENHATDYHSGQLFHFDYSASYKVTDNLSLGVNGYYLKQTTDDKQFGKTVTFMGQDVDDGVRGQVFAIGPAAHLTIFKYASAEVRWAKEFAVENRPEGEMLWAKLTIPFTL, encoded by the coding sequence ATGAACCCGATCCGTCGCCCCCGCCTGCCGTCGCCGGCAGTCTGCCTCGCTATTGCGTCTTCCATCGCTGTACCGGTCCATGCCACCGAAGCCGGCGTCGACAACATCGGTCCCGGGACCGATGGTTTCTTCGTTCTGCCGCTGGACGTGAACAACCTGCCGGACCACATGTTCGCCTTCAACCTCTATTACAACCACTATGAAGCCCGGAAACTGGACATCAGCTCCCTCGGCGGAAAGGTGCAAGGGGTGAATATCACCTCCGACGCAATCATCCCGCGCCTGGATTACCTGAGCCCACTGCGGATGTTCGGCGGCCGAGTGGGTGGCTATATCGCGCAACCCTACATGCGCCAGCAGGTCGCCGTATTCGGTTTGCAGGACCGCCGCGAGAGCCAGGGCGATACCACGATCGCGCCAATCATCCTCTGGGACATGGGCAACGACCTGACCCTGGGCGCTGCGCTGGAGATCACGTTGCCCACCGGCGACTACGATGCTTCGCGTCTGGCCAACACCAGCAACAACTTCTACACCTACAAGCCGCTGATTTCCGCGACCTGGCTGCCCACGGAGCGCACCGAGCTATCGATCAAGGCCACTTACAGCTTCAACGAGGAAAACCATGCCACCGATTACCACTCTGGGCAGTTGTTCCACTTCGACTACTCCGCCAGCTACAAGGTGACCGACAACCTAAGCCTGGGGGTAAATGGCTACTACCTGAAGCAGACCACCGATGATAAGCAGTTCGGCAAAACCGTGACCTTCATGGGGCAGGATGTTGATGACGGCGTGCGCGGCCAAGTGTTCGCCATTGGCCCGGCTGCGCACCTGACCATTTTCAAGTACGCCAGCGCCGAAGTGCGCTGGGCCAAGGAGTTCGCGGTGGAAAATCGTCCCGAGGGCGAGATGCTCTGGGCCAAGCTAACCATCCCCTTCACCCTCTGA
- a CDS encoding AraC family transcriptional regulator, whose translation MPMKPIDAQFELAMVSPFLLQTLAEVASDNGLSSERLCRGLGFTPEDLQDPAQRISYRQAMTMIQRALTALPDRGLGLWVGHRNVLGTLGLLGHVLSLSRTLRDAFEVGMRFQHTSGGMAVCSLHEGAEESFVEVECRLPYANIQVFAVEEFFASLMVYNRALISAEFWPLRFEFTHAAPTYEAEYRRLLGPNLHFGCLHNRMVIANHWLDTHLPNHQPVALRQALNLLELESAQVQQKIDLLQTVERAIARDLPHGSLIEKVANDLNMSSRTLRRRLTEHAMTFDALLEQVRRARAMSLLSNPEMPIERIAEELGYSDVRGFRRAFKRWTGLSPSACRD comes from the coding sequence ATGCCAATGAAACCCATCGACGCTCAATTCGAACTGGCCATGGTTTCGCCCTTCCTGCTGCAAACCCTGGCGGAAGTCGCGAGCGACAATGGCCTCAGCAGCGAGCGCCTGTGCCGCGGCTTGGGCTTCACCCCGGAAGACCTGCAGGATCCTGCCCAGCGCATCTCCTATCGGCAGGCGATGACAATGATCCAGCGCGCGCTCACGGCGCTGCCCGACCGGGGTCTCGGCCTCTGGGTCGGGCACCGGAACGTGCTCGGCACCCTCGGCCTGCTCGGCCACGTGCTATCACTGAGCAGGACCCTGCGCGATGCCTTCGAGGTCGGCATGCGCTTTCAGCACACCTCCGGCGGCATGGCGGTGTGCAGCCTGCACGAAGGCGCCGAGGAGAGTTTCGTCGAGGTGGAATGCCGGCTGCCTTATGCAAACATCCAGGTGTTCGCTGTGGAGGAGTTCTTCGCAAGCCTGATGGTCTACAACCGCGCGCTGATCAGCGCCGAATTTTGGCCCCTGCGCTTCGAGTTCACCCACGCCGCCCCCACCTACGAAGCCGAGTATCGCCGCCTGCTGGGGCCGAACCTGCATTTCGGCTGCCTACACAACCGCATGGTGATCGCCAACCATTGGCTGGACACGCACCTGCCCAACCACCAGCCCGTCGCCCTGCGCCAGGCGCTTAACCTGCTGGAGTTGGAAAGCGCTCAGGTGCAACAGAAGATAGACCTGCTGCAGACGGTGGAGCGCGCCATCGCCCGCGATCTACCGCACGGCAGCCTTATCGAGAAAGTCGCCAACGACCTCAACATGAGCAGCCGCACCCTGCGCCGCCGCCTGACCGAACACGCCATGACCTTCGACGCACTGCTGGAGCAAGTACGCCGGGCACGCGCCATGAGCCTGCTAAGCAACCCGGAAATGCCTATCGAACGCATCGCCGAAGAACTCGGCTACAGCGACGTACGCGGCTTTCGCCGAGCCTTCAAACGATGGACCGGGCTCAGCCCCTCTGCCTGCCGCGACTAG
- a CDS encoding D-arabinono-1,4-lactone oxidase, with protein MAMHLTRRQLLQQAAVAGALATLSSTPVMAQLVRAPRLIPWRNWSGGQSCLPQARLAPKNLDELIQAIRKAEGKVRPVGSAHSFSALVPTDGTLLSLSYFNGLLEYDAGTLQAEFAAGTPMSRMGPALKEIGQALHNMSDIDYQTLAGAISTSTHGTGVNFSSYSAHVTGLQLVTASGEVLDCDNRRNPEVFNAARVSLGALGVATRVRMQNRTPYRLRERQWIAKTEELLEDVEKNTRENQHWEMLVVTHSDYALSIALNETSDPSPPPQDPAEEGGNEFVSFIEKLDKYGSDFPAARRVLLNSLRHIASFEDRIGDSYEIYANVRNVRFNEMEYSLPAEYGPACLREILKLIRDKDLRTWFPIEYRYVKADDIPLSMFEGRDSCSISVHQHYNMDHHNFFAAIEPIFWKYAGRPHWGKLHTLNARNLQPLYPRWEEFVGVRQELDPRGKFLNAHLSSILGVA; from the coding sequence ATGGCTATGCACCTAACCAGACGCCAGCTGCTGCAACAGGCTGCCGTCGCCGGCGCGCTCGCGACACTTTCCAGCACCCCAGTGATGGCACAACTGGTCCGAGCTCCACGACTGATCCCCTGGCGCAACTGGTCCGGCGGGCAGAGCTGCCTGCCGCAGGCGCGACTGGCGCCGAAGAACCTGGACGAATTGATCCAAGCCATCCGCAAGGCCGAAGGCAAAGTCCGCCCGGTAGGTTCGGCACACTCTTTCAGCGCTCTGGTACCCACCGACGGAACCCTGCTCTCGCTCAGCTATTTCAACGGTCTGCTCGAGTACGATGCCGGTACCCTGCAGGCCGAGTTCGCCGCCGGTACGCCAATGTCGCGCATGGGCCCGGCACTGAAGGAGATCGGCCAGGCACTGCACAACATGTCCGATATCGATTACCAGACCCTGGCTGGGGCGATTTCCACCTCGACCCATGGCACCGGAGTCAATTTCAGTTCTTACTCGGCGCATGTCACCGGGCTGCAGTTGGTGACCGCAAGCGGCGAGGTGCTGGACTGCGACAACCGGCGCAACCCCGAGGTATTCAATGCCGCGCGGGTGTCCCTCGGCGCCCTCGGCGTGGCCACCCGGGTGCGCATGCAGAATCGCACGCCCTATCGCCTGCGCGAGCGGCAATGGATCGCCAAAACCGAGGAACTGCTCGAGGACGTGGAGAAGAACACCCGCGAGAACCAGCACTGGGAAATGCTGGTGGTGACCCATTCCGACTACGCACTTTCCATTGCCCTGAACGAAACCAGCGACCCGAGCCCCCCACCGCAGGACCCTGCGGAGGAAGGCGGCAACGAATTCGTCAGCTTCATCGAGAAGCTCGACAAGTACGGCAGCGACTTCCCAGCCGCCCGCCGCGTGCTGCTCAATAGCCTGCGCCATATCGCCAGCTTCGAGGATCGGATCGGTGACTCCTACGAGATCTACGCCAACGTACGCAACGTGCGCTTCAACGAGATGGAGTACTCGCTCCCTGCCGAGTACGGCCCGGCCTGCCTACGCGAGATTCTCAAGCTAATCCGCGACAAGGACCTGCGTACCTGGTTCCCCATCGAGTATCGCTATGTGAAGGCCGATGACATCCCCCTGAGCATGTTCGAAGGACGCGACAGCTGCTCGATCTCCGTGCACCAGCACTACAACATGGACCATCACAACTTCTTCGCCGCCATCGAGCCGATCTTCTGGAAGTACGCCGGCCGGCCGCACTGGGGCAAGCTGCACACGCTGAACGCACGCAACCTGCAGCCGCTCTATCCACGCTGGGAGGAGTTCGTCGGGGTGCGCCAGGAACTGGACCCGCGCGGCAAGTTCCTCAATGCGCATCTGTCATCGATCCTGGGCGTGGCTTGA